The proteins below are encoded in one region of Kineosporia corallincola:
- a CDS encoding GntR family transcriptional regulator: protein MSAEDTRMSARDAIYSALRRRLMAGHYREAGPLVPTALSEEFGVSRTPVREALALLERDGLLIAGSRGFTVRRRSIEETLEIFEVRAVLDSAAASAAALQRSSIDLAKLEELHRRATAVTDADGTAPDETAHQAVRALFNQWHDCIRAAAHNRTILSVLHTLDAQVKSSAPWTPAPAATSFADSHAEHARILDAIRRTDAEAARTEMLDHLARDRDVRVRHLVAQSLELPGDEAGPVDGQAISPRITVVGLTGTAPVVRAADAVVSTTGAVISTSGPVANHAGPPVATAGSLVSAAGSGADAAGSAFGGDIGSTGDDTAPGFPVPLPGECP from the coding sequence ATGAGCGCTGAGGACACGAGGATGAGCGCCCGGGACGCCATCTACTCGGCCCTGCGGCGCAGGCTGATGGCCGGCCACTACCGGGAGGCCGGGCCGCTGGTGCCGACCGCGCTGAGCGAGGAGTTCGGCGTGTCCCGCACCCCGGTGCGCGAGGCCCTGGCCCTGCTGGAGCGGGACGGCCTGCTGATCGCCGGCAGTCGCGGTTTCACCGTGCGCCGGCGCAGCATCGAGGAGACGCTCGAGATCTTCGAGGTGCGAGCCGTTCTCGACTCCGCCGCCGCCTCGGCCGCGGCTCTGCAACGCAGCTCGATCGACCTGGCCAAGCTGGAGGAACTGCACCGCCGGGCCACCGCCGTCACCGACGCCGACGGCACCGCCCCGGACGAGACCGCGCACCAGGCGGTGCGGGCCCTGTTCAACCAGTGGCACGACTGCATCCGGGCAGCCGCGCACAACCGCACGATCCTGAGCGTGCTGCACACCCTCGACGCCCAGGTGAAGTCGAGCGCACCGTGGACGCCCGCGCCGGCCGCCACCTCGTTCGCCGACAGCCACGCCGAGCACGCCCGCATCCTCGACGCGATCCGCCGCACCGACGCGGAGGCCGCCCGCACCGAGATGCTCGACCACCTGGCCCGCGACCGTGACGTGCGGGTGCGTCACCTGGTCGCCCAGTCCCTGGAACTACCCGGCGACGAGGCCGGACCCGTGGACGGACAAGCGATCTCGCCCCGGATCACCGTCGTCGGGCTCACCGGCACCGCACCCGTGGTGAGGGCTGCCGACGCCGTGGTCAGCACAACCGGGGCCGTGATCAGCACGAGCGGGCCCGTCGCCAACCACGCCGGGCCTCCCGTCGCCACTGCTGGATCCCTGGTCAGCGCTGCCGGGTCCGGGGCCGACGCGGCCGGGTCCGCGTTCGGCGGCGACATCGGCAGCACGGGCGACGACACCGCCCCCGGCTTCCCGGTTCCTCTGCCCGGAGAGTGTCCGTAG
- a CDS encoding LLM class flavin-dependent oxidoreductase has translation MSHKQIHLAAFMNAGPMGTVGWRHPDARDDFLSASYYVDTARLLEEAKFDMIFIPDSLAVPRSLGGRFDPAVRYGAGSPRIDPIPVLSLLAGATSRIGLAGTTSTGYTEPYNVARSFATLDHLTAGRAGWNVVTSFQDAEAQNYGFDRLPPREQRYARAEEFLEATARLWDSWSDEAIVQDKATGQFGRPEQVRSVDFRGEYVSTQGPLGVPRPPQGYPVIVQAGASPSGRDFAARWADVIFCSHESIESAIEFYSDVKTLAAKYGRDPDQLKILPAAAVVVGDSRQDAQAKHRAFEDLVDPEAGLSRLAYHINVDLTKFDLDGPLPEMEVAGVMGHYREVLEYALARNLTIRELGKWYGARTEGYLVGSASDIADGMQEWVDRGAADGFMVVATHVPAAFADFAAQVVPELQRRGLFRTEYEGSTLRDNLGLARPARDEWKNRAQSALSGETNR, from the coding sequence ATGTCTCACAAGCAGATCCACCTGGCCGCCTTCATGAACGCCGGGCCGATGGGAACGGTCGGCTGGCGTCATCCGGACGCCCGCGACGACTTCCTGTCCGCCTCGTACTACGTCGACACCGCGCGACTGCTCGAAGAGGCCAAGTTCGACATGATCTTCATCCCGGACTCGCTGGCCGTGCCGCGCAGTCTCGGTGGACGCTTCGACCCGGCCGTGCGCTACGGGGCCGGCTCGCCGCGGATCGACCCGATCCCGGTGCTGTCGCTGCTGGCCGGCGCCACCAGCCGGATCGGCCTGGCCGGCACCACCTCCACCGGGTACACCGAGCCCTACAACGTGGCCAGGTCTTTCGCCACGCTGGACCACCTGACGGCGGGACGGGCGGGGTGGAACGTCGTCACCAGTTTCCAGGACGCGGAGGCCCAGAACTACGGTTTCGACCGGCTGCCGCCGCGTGAGCAGCGGTACGCGCGGGCCGAGGAGTTCCTCGAGGCCACGGCCCGGCTGTGGGACAGCTGGTCCGACGAGGCGATCGTGCAGGACAAGGCCACCGGGCAGTTCGGGCGCCCGGAACAGGTGCGGTCCGTGGACTTCCGCGGCGAGTACGTGAGCACGCAGGGCCCGCTCGGGGTGCCCCGCCCGCCGCAGGGCTACCCGGTGATCGTGCAGGCCGGGGCCTCGCCGAGCGGCCGTGACTTCGCCGCGCGCTGGGCCGACGTGATCTTCTGCTCGCACGAGTCGATCGAGTCGGCGATCGAGTTCTATTCCGACGTCAAGACTCTCGCCGCGAAATACGGCCGCGACCCGGACCAGCTGAAGATCCTGCCCGCCGCCGCGGTCGTGGTCGGCGACTCCCGGCAGGACGCGCAGGCGAAGCACCGGGCGTTCGAGGACCTGGTCGACCCGGAGGCCGGACTGTCCCGGCTGGCCTACCACATCAACGTCGACCTGACGAAATTCGATCTGGACGGACCGCTTCCGGAGATGGAGGTGGCCGGTGTGATGGGGCACTACCGGGAGGTGCTGGAGTACGCGCTGGCCAGGAACCTGACCATTCGCGAGCTGGGCAAGTGGTACGGCGCCCGCACCGAGGGATACCTGGTGGGCTCGGCCTCCGACATCGCCGACGGCATGCAGGAGTGGGTCGACCGCGGCGCCGCCGACGGCTTCATGGTGGTGGCCACCCACGTGCCGGCCGCGTTCGCCGACTTCGCCGCCCAGGTGGTGCCGGAACTCCAGCGCCGCGGGCTGTTCCGCACCGAGTACGAGGGAAGCACCCTGCGCGACAACCTGGGCCTGGCCCGACCGGCCCGCGACGAGTGGAAGAACCGCGCCCAGAGCGCCCTTTCCGGGGAGACCAACCGATGA
- the thiM gene encoding hydroxyethylthiazole kinase: MTTEIRWPEPYVTEALRAVRDTSPLVFGLTNYITAGLNANMVLAVGGSPAIGGNPAAVRPLATAAGGVWINLAAQVTDSPELLLDAARTAHAAGTRWVLDPVTVGAGISVSDDLAAELIGSVPPTAVRGNASEIIALAGGSATSRGVDATATAEDAVPYARRLATRTGSVIAISGPTDYVTDGEQVVAVPGGHRWLTRVTGAGCSLGALVAAFLAPGTDPLRATVAAHAVLAVAAERSALISRGTGTFAANVLDELTILSEGL, translated from the coding sequence ATGACGACCGAGATCCGCTGGCCCGAGCCGTATGTCACTGAGGCACTGCGCGCCGTACGCGACACCTCACCGCTGGTGTTCGGGCTGACCAACTACATCACCGCCGGCCTGAACGCGAACATGGTTCTCGCGGTGGGCGGTTCACCGGCGATCGGCGGCAACCCGGCCGCGGTGCGGCCCCTGGCCACCGCCGCCGGCGGGGTCTGGATCAACCTGGCCGCGCAGGTCACCGACTCCCCCGAACTGCTGCTGGACGCGGCCCGTACCGCGCACGCGGCCGGCACCCGCTGGGTGCTCGACCCGGTGACCGTCGGCGCCGGGATCAGCGTCAGCGACGACCTGGCCGCCGAACTGATCGGCTCCGTGCCGCCGACCGCGGTGCGCGGCAACGCCAGCGAGATCATCGCGCTGGCGGGGGGTTCGGCCACCTCGCGCGGCGTGGACGCCACGGCGACCGCCGAGGACGCGGTGCCGTACGCCCGGCGACTGGCCACGCGGACCGGCTCGGTGATCGCGATCAGCGGGCCGACCGACTACGTCACGGACGGCGAGCAGGTGGTCGCCGTCCCGGGTGGGCACCGCTGGCTGACCCGGGTGACGGGCGCCGGGTGCAGCCTGGGCGCCCTGGTGGCGGCGTTCCTGGCGCCCGGCACCGACCCGCTGCGGGCGACGGTCGCGGCTCACGCCGTGCTGGCCGTGGCGGCCGAGCGGTCGGCCCTGATCTCCCGGGGCACGGGCACTTTCGCGGCCAACGTGCTGGACGAGCTGACGATCCTGTCCGAGGGGCTGTGA
- a CDS encoding ABC transporter permease — MAAPQATPETGSGTGAGAMAGPVIPGTVPNPPGSSSSPISGHTGRFVGAVLPWLSPLVILGLWLLGSRQGWIDDTVLPSPGAVLGAARDLTADGTLPDALGTSLTRVVLGSVLGVTFGLIMGVISGYSRFGELTVDRPLQMLRAIPFNALLPLFIIAFGVGESMKVLLIAEGVLIPVYLNTYAGIRNVDAKLVELATVYRFSRRLIAFRILLPGALPNILTGLRFALAIAWIALVTSETVNTTSGIGFILINAQRFVRPEQVVLCIIIYALLGVLTDWLVRLLENRLLRWRKGFSGR; from the coding sequence GTGGCCGCGCCCCAGGCGACCCCGGAGACCGGCTCCGGAACCGGGGCGGGCGCCATGGCCGGGCCGGTGATCCCGGGAACGGTGCCGAATCCGCCGGGCTCATCGTCGTCCCCAATTTCCGGCCACACCGGGCGTTTCGTCGGTGCGGTGCTGCCCTGGCTCAGCCCCCTGGTGATTCTCGGCCTGTGGTTGCTGGGTTCGCGCCAGGGCTGGATCGACGACACCGTGCTGCCCAGCCCGGGAGCCGTTCTCGGTGCGGCACGTGACCTGACGGCCGACGGCACCCTGCCCGACGCCCTGGGCACCAGCCTGACCCGGGTGGTGCTGGGGAGCGTGCTCGGTGTGACGTTCGGCCTGATCATGGGGGTGATATCAGGATATTCGCGGTTCGGCGAGCTGACCGTGGACCGGCCGCTCCAGATGCTGCGGGCGATCCCGTTCAACGCGCTGCTGCCGTTGTTCATCATCGCCTTCGGCGTGGGTGAGTCGATGAAGGTGCTGCTGATCGCCGAGGGTGTGCTGATCCCGGTGTATCTGAACACCTACGCGGGCATCCGCAACGTGGACGCGAAGCTGGTGGAGCTGGCCACGGTGTACCGGTTCTCCCGTCGTCTCATAGCGTTTCGCATCCTGCTGCCCGGGGCCCTGCCGAACATCCTGACCGGCCTGCGGTTCGCGCTGGCCATCGCCTGGATCGCGCTGGTCACCAGCGAGACCGTGAACACCACCTCGGGGATCGGGTTCATCCTGATCAACGCGCAGCGCTTCGTGCGTCCCGAACAGGTGGTGCTGTGCATCATCATCTACGCCCTGCTCGGCGTTCTCACCGACTGGCTGGTGCGGCTGCTGGAGAACCGGCTGCTGCGCTGGCGCAAGGGTTTCAGCGGTCGCTGA
- a CDS encoding ABC transporter substrate-binding protein → MRLRIPAVAVASLLALSACGGSSSGSSSADGDVEFRVAYLPTANYLTTVKDSGYLEEEGKAVGATVKWVGPLDPVTAYDTVTAGEADASSTGTGYFVNLAGNSDTWMAFALEKYSGKSQGIVANRQSGVSSLKDLYGKKVGIDSPGGTGDYLLNLAFEEAGLDVSKVEKVTLDTSTFATAFASGQVDAIASYDQNLAAAEATEGSKVLITGADMNSYNWSIHIVSRTWAEAHPEQLKAMYDGLVKEAARAKADPSVITDTYQEFGATDELTEQIATFDVPTIEPMDDEVVSDLEKLGQQYVDFGFLDSVPDIASAVVDESK, encoded by the coding sequence ATGCGTCTCAGAATCCCCGCCGTCGCCGTCGCCTCCCTGCTGGCCCTGTCGGCCTGCGGCGGTTCCTCGTCCGGTTCCTCCTCCGCCGACGGCGACGTCGAGTTCCGCGTCGCCTACCTGCCCACCGCCAACTACCTGACCACGGTCAAGGACTCCGGCTACCTGGAGGAGGAGGGCAAGGCCGTGGGCGCCACGGTGAAGTGGGTCGGACCGCTCGACCCGGTGACCGCCTACGACACGGTCACCGCCGGCGAGGCCGACGCCTCGTCCACCGGCACCGGCTACTTCGTCAACCTGGCCGGGAACAGCGACACCTGGATGGCTTTCGCACTGGAGAAGTACTCCGGCAAGAGCCAGGGCATCGTGGCCAACCGGCAGAGTGGTGTCAGCTCGCTGAAGGACCTGTACGGCAAGAAGGTCGGCATCGACTCCCCCGGCGGTACCGGCGACTACCTGCTGAACCTGGCGTTCGAGGAGGCCGGGCTGGACGTGAGCAAGGTCGAGAAGGTCACCCTGGACACCTCGACGTTCGCCACCGCCTTCGCCAGCGGCCAGGTGGACGCGATCGCCTCCTACGACCAGAACCTGGCCGCCGCCGAGGCCACCGAGGGCTCGAAGGTGCTGATCACCGGCGCCGACATGAACTCGTACAACTGGTCCATCCACATCGTCAGCCGCACCTGGGCGGAGGCTCACCCGGAGCAGCTGAAGGCGATGTACGACGGCCTGGTGAAGGAGGCCGCGCGGGCCAAGGCCGACCCGAGCGTGATCACCGACACCTACCAGGAATTCGGCGCCACTGACGAGCTGACCGAGCAGATCGCCACCTTCGACGTGCCGACCATCGAGCCGATGGACGACGAGGTGGTCTCCGACCTGGAGAAGCTCGGCCAGCAGTACGTGGACTTCGGGTTCCTGGACTCGGTGCCGGACATCGCGAGCGCCGTGGTCGACGAGTCGAAATGA
- a CDS encoding ABC transporter ATP-binding protein, which translates to MISFEGVSKRYGSTVVLDGLDLRVAQGEFVAVIGRSGTGKSTLLRIVAGLEKPDSGTVSVPEGVAVAFQEPRLLPWLGVGANVALGLPASQRDRAVRALAEVGLEDRAGAWPLELSGGQAQRASLARALVREPRVLLLDEPFGALDALTRLEMQSLVGRLWRDHGWTVVMVTHDVDEAVRLADRVIVLGEGSIRLELEVPGKGPRRAEDPQLAGLGRQLLGALGVTLA; encoded by the coding sequence ATGATCAGCTTCGAGGGCGTTTCCAAGCGTTACGGCTCCACGGTCGTGCTGGACGGCCTGGACCTCCGGGTGGCGCAGGGCGAGTTCGTGGCCGTGATCGGCCGCTCCGGCACCGGCAAGTCCACCCTGCTGCGGATCGTGGCAGGGCTGGAGAAGCCGGATTCCGGAACGGTTTCCGTGCCGGAGGGGGTGGCTGTGGCGTTCCAGGAGCCGCGGCTGCTGCCGTGGCTGGGCGTGGGGGCGAACGTGGCCCTGGGTCTGCCGGCGTCGCAACGGGACCGGGCGGTGCGGGCTCTGGCGGAGGTCGGGCTGGAGGACCGGGCCGGGGCCTGGCCGCTGGAGCTGTCGGGGGGCCAGGCGCAGCGGGCGTCGCTGGCCCGGGCGCTGGTGCGGGAACCGCGGGTGCTGTTGCTGGACGAGCCGTTCGGGGCCCTGGACGCGCTGACCAGGCTGGAGATGCAGTCGCTGGTCGGGCGGCTGTGGCGGGATCACGGCTGGACGGTCGTGATGGTGACGCACGACGTGGACGAGGCGGTGCGGCTGGCTGACCGGGTGATCGTGCTGGGCGAGGGCTCGATCCGGCTGGAGCTCGAGGTGCCCGGTAAGGGCCCTCGCCGGGCCGAGGACCCACAGCTGGCCGGCCTGGGCCGGCAGCTGCTGGGGGCGCTGGGCGTCACCCTGGCCTGA
- a CDS encoding MarR family winged helix-turn-helix transcriptional regulator, translating into MTKNDDAVEVRAQGWRRLAALHGLIESALEKELQAAHRLSVVEYTVLDALNRQDDGWHMRMQQLSRAAALSSSATTRLVGRLEDRGLLARFLCVDDRRGIYTELTPAGQRLLEDARPTHDRVLAESLARAAEVPELESLAASLERQRA; encoded by the coding sequence ATGACGAAGAATGACGACGCGGTCGAGGTGCGGGCCCAGGGCTGGCGCCGCCTCGCCGCGCTGCACGGCCTGATCGAGTCCGCCCTGGAGAAAGAGCTCCAGGCGGCCCACCGGCTGTCGGTCGTGGAGTACACGGTGCTGGACGCCCTGAACCGGCAGGACGACGGCTGGCACATGCGCATGCAGCAGCTCTCCCGCGCCGCCGCCCTCTCCAGCAGCGCGACCACCCGCCTGGTCGGCCGTCTCGAAGACCGCGGGCTGCTGGCCCGCTTCCTGTGCGTGGACGACCGCCGCGGCATCTACACCGAGCTCACCCCGGCCGGTCAGCGCCTGCTGGAAGACGCCCGCCCCACCCACGACCGGGTGCTGGCCGAATCGCTCGCGCGGGCGGCGGAGGTCCCCGAACTGGAGAGCCTGGCCGCCTCGCTGGAGCGGCAGCGGGCCTGA
- a CDS encoding NADH:flavin oxidoreductase/NADH oxidase, which produces MSQKLFEPITLRGTEFRNRIWVPPMCQYVVEKQDGVATDWHMAHLGGMAQGGAGAIIVEATAVSPEGRISAQDLGLWNDEQRDALVPIVAFLRSQGAVAGIQLAHAGRKASSLREGVPGAGRDVPPAEGGWETVGPSPVAFPGLRAPRELDQAGIDAVVASFASAARRAVEAGFGLLEVHGAHGYLIHEFLSPLSNRRTDSYGGSPENRARLLLEVVDAVRAEAGESLPVIVRLSATDWAEGGITLDDTVQVAQWLRERGVDLVDVSTGGNVRASIPVGPGYQTPFAAAIRERAGIPTGAVGEITEPAQAEHILATGQADVVLVGREILRDPRFPQRAALALGVDAPPIPVPYLRAFGIRPA; this is translated from the coding sequence TTGTCCCAGAAGCTTTTCGAGCCCATCACCCTGCGCGGCACCGAGTTCCGCAACCGCATCTGGGTGCCGCCCATGTGCCAGTACGTCGTGGAGAAGCAGGACGGCGTCGCCACCGACTGGCACATGGCCCACCTGGGTGGCATGGCGCAGGGCGGTGCCGGGGCGATCATCGTCGAGGCGACGGCGGTCAGCCCGGAGGGCCGGATCTCGGCTCAGGACCTCGGGCTGTGGAACGACGAGCAGCGCGACGCCCTGGTCCCGATCGTGGCGTTCCTGCGGTCCCAGGGAGCGGTGGCCGGGATCCAGCTGGCCCACGCCGGCCGCAAGGCCAGCAGCCTGCGCGAGGGCGTCCCGGGCGCGGGTCGCGACGTGCCGCCCGCCGAGGGCGGCTGGGAGACGGTCGGCCCGTCCCCCGTCGCCTTCCCCGGCCTGCGCGCCCCGCGCGAGCTGGACCAGGCGGGCATCGACGCCGTCGTCGCCTCGTTCGCCTCCGCCGCCCGGCGCGCCGTGGAGGCGGGCTTCGGGCTGCTGGAGGTCCACGGGGCCCACGGCTACCTGATCCACGAGTTCCTCTCCCCGCTGAGCAACCGGCGCACCGACTCCTACGGCGGGTCGCCGGAGAACCGGGCCCGTCTGCTGCTGGAGGTCGTCGACGCGGTGCGCGCCGAGGCCGGCGAGTCGCTGCCGGTGATCGTGCGGCTGTCCGCCACCGACTGGGCCGAGGGCGGCATCACCCTCGACGACACCGTGCAGGTGGCGCAGTGGCTGCGCGAGCGCGGCGTCGACCTGGTCGACGTCTCCACCGGCGGCAACGTGCGGGCGTCCATCCCGGTCGGCCCCGGCTACCAGACCCCGTTCGCCGCCGCGATCCGCGAGCGGGCCGGCATCCCGACCGGCGCCGTCGGCGAGATCACCGAACCGGCCCAGGCCGAGCACATTCTCGCGACCGGGCAGGCCGACGTGGTGCTCGTCGGCCGGGAGATCCTGCGTGACCCGCGGTTCCCGCAGCGCGCCGCCCTGGCCCTGGGCGTCGACGCACCCCCGATCCCGGTGCCCTACCTGCGCGCGTTCGGGATCAGGCCGGCCTGA
- a CDS encoding LLM class flavin-dependent oxidoreductase has protein sequence MTATPLGILDLVPISTGSGAAEAIRNSTDLARQAERLGYTRFWFAEHHLNPGVAGSSPAVLLALTAAATSTIRLGSGAVQMGHRTALSVVEEFGLLDAVHPGRFDLGLGRSGGVPREPRQVPAEGSRASQVVDGRTPNGLLIPPKFDVRPLLGSPRFALQKKLLAQPGAQPQDYDELVGDVLALIAGTYTSAEGEEAHVIPGEGAALQIWVLGSSGGESAEVAGERGLRFGANYHVAPASVLQAVDAYRAAFKPSADLDRPYVTVSADVVVAPHEDEARELAAGYGAWVRSIRTAEGAIQFPTPRQAHQRVWTDADRALVQDRVDTQFTGTPTQVADQLERLRDATGADELLITTITHDHADRVRSYELLAQEWASR, from the coding sequence GTGACAGCCACTCCGCTGGGCATTCTCGACCTGGTGCCGATCTCCACCGGGTCCGGCGCCGCCGAGGCCATCCGCAACAGCACCGACCTGGCGCGCCAGGCCGAGCGGCTGGGGTACACCCGGTTCTGGTTCGCCGAGCACCACCTCAATCCCGGGGTGGCGGGCAGTTCGCCGGCCGTGCTGCTGGCGCTGACCGCCGCGGCCACCTCCACCATCCGGCTGGGCTCGGGAGCGGTCCAGATGGGGCACCGCACAGCGCTTTCGGTGGTGGAGGAGTTCGGCCTGCTCGACGCCGTCCACCCGGGCCGGTTCGATCTGGGGCTGGGCCGATCGGGCGGGGTGCCGCGGGAGCCGCGGCAGGTGCCGGCGGAGGGTTCCCGGGCCTCCCAGGTGGTCGACGGGCGCACGCCGAACGGCCTGCTGATCCCGCCGAAGTTCGACGTCCGGCCGCTGCTCGGCTCGCCCCGTTTCGCGTTGCAGAAGAAGCTGCTGGCGCAGCCGGGCGCGCAGCCGCAGGACTACGACGAGCTGGTGGGTGACGTGCTGGCGCTGATCGCCGGCACCTACACCTCGGCCGAGGGCGAGGAGGCGCACGTGATCCCCGGCGAGGGGGCCGCTCTCCAGATCTGGGTGCTGGGCAGCAGCGGCGGCGAGAGCGCCGAGGTGGCGGGCGAGCGCGGGCTGCGGTTCGGCGCCAACTACCACGTGGCGCCCGCCAGTGTGCTCCAGGCCGTGGACGCCTACCGGGCGGCGTTCAAGCCGTCGGCCGACCTGGACCGGCCCTACGTGACGGTGTCGGCCGACGTGGTGGTGGCCCCGCACGAGGACGAGGCGCGGGAACTGGCCGCGGGTTACGGTGCGTGGGTGCGCAGCATCCGCACGGCCGAGGGGGCGATCCAGTTCCCGACACCGCGGCAGGCGCACCAGCGGGTGTGGACCGATGCCGACCGGGCGCTGGTGCAGGACCGGGTGGACACCCAGTTCACCGGCACGCCGACCCAGGTGGCCGACCAGCTGGAGCGGCTGCGCGACGCCACCGGCGCCGACGAGCTGCTGATCACCACCATCACGCACGACCACGCCGACCGGGTGCGCAGCTACGAGCTGCTGGCCCAGGAGTGGGCGTCGCGCTAG
- a CDS encoding LLM class flavin-dependent oxidoreductase yields MRFLLSTLIVHAPDPVTGVQKSTSQRFAEVIEKALLAEQLGFDGFGVGERHERPFISSSPTVVLSHLAALTRRIRLFTTVTTLSLLDPVRAYEDYATLDHLSGGRLELIIGKGNGAAQRELFNVTPDDQWARNAESYEVFRALWRNPRVTAETRFRPPLHEAEAWPRPLQQPVRVWHGSATSRESVDLAARYGDPLFSANVTHAIGPYAELIRHYRERWAHYGHDPALATVGAASAGYHARPRSQDALAAYAPVFAGHLAMQRRMGLEPVFATLDDYVERSSALIGSPQQVIEKVHRYHEQFGHSVLNVQADAPGLPEAEHRASLELFQSQIAPVLRRDLPDPPWPWAPVLPAPQTPQSSEQELVP; encoded by the coding sequence ATGAGATTTCTGCTCAGCACCCTGATCGTCCACGCACCCGACCCCGTCACCGGCGTCCAGAAGTCCACCTCGCAGCGGTTCGCCGAGGTGATCGAGAAGGCCCTGCTGGCCGAGCAACTCGGGTTCGACGGGTTCGGCGTGGGGGAGCGGCACGAGCGGCCGTTCATCTCCTCCTCGCCCACCGTGGTGCTCAGCCACCTGGCCGCCCTGACCCGGCGGATCCGGCTGTTCACCACCGTCACCACCCTGAGTCTGCTCGACCCGGTGCGCGCCTACGAAGACTACGCCACGCTCGACCACCTCTCCGGCGGCCGGCTGGAACTGATCATCGGCAAGGGCAACGGCGCCGCCCAGCGCGAGCTGTTCAACGTCACCCCCGACGACCAGTGGGCCCGCAACGCCGAGTCGTACGAGGTGTTCCGGGCCCTGTGGCGCAACCCCAGGGTCACCGCCGAAACCCGTTTCCGGCCGCCGCTGCACGAGGCCGAAGCCTGGCCAAGACCGCTCCAGCAGCCGGTCCGGGTCTGGCACGGCAGCGCCACCAGCCGCGAATCGGTGGATCTGGCAGCACGTTACGGTGACCCGCTGTTCTCCGCCAACGTCACCCACGCGATCGGCCCGTACGCCGAGCTGATCCGCCACTACCGCGAGCGCTGGGCACACTACGGCCACGACCCGGCGCTGGCCACGGTCGGCGCTGCCTCGGCCGGCTACCACGCGCGGCCGCGCTCGCAGGACGCGCTGGCGGCCTACGCGCCGGTGTTCGCCGGGCACCTGGCCATGCAGCGCCGGATGGGCCTGGAGCCGGTGTTCGCCACGCTGGACGACTACGTGGAGCGCAGCTCGGCGCTGATCGGCAGCCCGCAGCAGGTGATCGAGAAGGTGCACCGCTACCACGAGCAGTTCGGCCACAGCGTGCTGAACGTGCAGGCCGACGCCCCCGGGCTGCCGGAGGCCGAGCACCGGGCGAGCCTCGAGCTGTTCCAGTCGCAGATCGCCCCGGTGCTGCGCCGTGACCTGCCCGACCCGCCGTGGCCGTGGGCCCCCGTGCTTCCCGCCCCTCAGACGCCGCAGTCGTCAGAACAGGAGCTCGTCCCGTGA
- a CDS encoding LLM class flavin-dependent oxidoreductase: MPLVVILDLAVGDGLTLEQAHEVAAVAADVGVSAIRVSDGPPGELALLDAGSVASYLSARQPGLHWIVDAPTTHNAPYDLARRIASLDRATGGRSGLALRAGDGDAVTAAAADDLPKPGLPVDVSGAARPNRWAEYATVLNQLWGGGQVAHEGRFYRVSGALEEVSPQGLPLLVADGRDDLDRSAAIALADVLVVPRIELVDGGDTRLTEAVARSGRRRDQVALLARAGIVRENGRTTASELARWTTAHALDGLELATTGGRDELIGVLKSVVPRLEPATGSTLRQVFGLPSPIVVG, encoded by the coding sequence ATGCCTCTCGTGGTGATCCTCGACCTGGCCGTCGGTGACGGCCTGACCCTGGAGCAGGCGCACGAGGTGGCCGCCGTGGCGGCCGACGTGGGGGTCAGCGCGATCCGGGTGAGCGACGGCCCACCCGGCGAGCTCGCCCTGCTCGACGCCGGGTCTGTGGCCTCGTACCTGTCCGCCCGCCAGCCCGGGCTGCACTGGATCGTCGACGCCCCCACCACCCACAACGCGCCCTACGACCTGGCCCGGCGGATCGCCTCGCTGGACCGGGCCACGGGCGGCCGGTCCGGGCTCGCGCTGCGGGCCGGCGACGGTGACGCGGTGACCGCGGCCGCCGCCGACGACCTGCCGAAACCCGGCCTTCCGGTGGACGTCTCGGGGGCCGCCCGGCCGAACCGCTGGGCCGAGTACGCCACCGTGCTGAACCAGCTGTGGGGCGGCGGGCAGGTGGCCCACGAGGGACGCTTCTACCGGGTCTCCGGGGCGCTGGAAGAAGTTTCGCCGCAAGGGCTTCCGTTGCTGGTGGCGGACGGGCGCGACGATCTGGACCGGAGCGCGGCCATCGCCCTGGCCGACGTGCTCGTGGTGCCCCGGATCGAGCTGGTCGACGGCGGCGACACCCGGCTGACCGAGGCGGTCGCCCGCTCCGGCCGCCGCCGCGACCAGGTGGCGCTGCTGGCCCGGGCCGGCATCGTGCGCGAGAACGGCCGCACCACCGCCTCGGAGCTGGCCCGGTGGACCACGGCCCACGCCCTGGACGGCCTGGAACTGGCGACGACGGGAGGCCGGGACGAGCTCATCGGCGTCCTCAAATCTGTTGTGCCGCGCCTGGAACCGGCCACCGGATCGACTCTGCGCCAGGTGTTCGGCCTGCCCTCCCCGATCGTCGTCGGATAG